The Falco naumanni isolate bFalNau1 chromosome 14, bFalNau1.pat, whole genome shotgun sequence genome includes a window with the following:
- the IRS4 gene encoding insulin receptor substrate 4 gives MASGMNGPGGGGGAAAGGGEEEPGARHTGGGAAPQLEPGVLGAAAGEGDPAAGEGGRCPSPQPHHLLQLLRRSPSASLCPAPEAAPAAARTVPAPGRAGPPPPAPGRAAPPPAAGEDVRKCGYLRKQKHGHKRYFVLRAESHLAPARLEYYDSEKKFKSSLRAAGAGGPAALCCPPPKRVIPLYQCFTVSRRADAKHKHIIALYTKDEYFAMLAENEGEQEAWYQAISELMSQSKRGFLEQEDHAEQQVDEDDEHYGAALRPGTVFKEVWQVNVKPKGLGQTKNLTGVYRLCLSSKAIHLVKLNSEVPSVHLQLMNIRRCGHSENFFFIEVGRSASIGPGELWMQVDDSVVAQNMHETFLETMKALKAFAEFRPRSKSQSSGGGSGTNPISFITTRRHLGNLPPSQTGLQRRSRTESVAGGTPPTTKSSSSYRFRTSSEGEGTMTRPFRSVTGSLIHLNTARMNLGRQEGSGRYVRAAFSSSYHTRSASLPVSHFPSTTSPISVSSSSGHGSASDMLTRPSSSSVCGSPSDGGFISSDEYGSSPGDFRYFRVRSNTPDSLGNTPPIREENCLSEYMSMSKQQADDSSRDDYMEAEKCFRKRTYSLTKPTSVSVQQKTTQTTASLDEDSVGSHGRLLYSETPKLRDNHESEYNDTNLDSVCNQSRSKARDDGYMPMMPGVASSLASNSDYLPMTPKSMSVPKQINNSWSPSQVDSKGYMMMFPKASSSPVRSPLTGFISKGSNEKIINNEYMDMSPGNSAPKHPGDSNYVHTTSVSKGFSSYFSLPRSFKALSGQNGDHSEYVPMSSPGKLLYGGPENVKGVSSEALANGISKLSAVKGSDEGLVQNRATRPTRLPLGTRGSNTIPRMYDRTVPPEPASPGEYINIDFNEKASNTPYSLSAEGSPSSLGSSSDHRQSPLSDYMSVDLDVQSPKVAKELSNSLTDISIYASSSIPRNQPNPDYARLSFGTACVSTASSRTDDYTEMTFNMAATPPRPFAAESDNGVKVDSPSSIVNRLCIVDRYAGSSSFSVPSSEPPLGPKVIRADPQGRRRHSSETFSSAGTVTTSSSFFTDSSKRHSSASFDNVWLKPDENIADGQESKMSRDTSTGFQNGLNYIALNLRDDPISCEASTAAPTCHLQNGTSGLDSGAYVSIDFSRSDGLKCNAARKD, from the coding sequence ATGGCGAGCGGGATGAAtggcccgggcggcggcggcggcgcggcggccgggggcggcgaGGAGGAGCCGGGCGCCCGCCACACGGGAGGCGGAGCCGCGCCTCAGCTGGAGCCCGGCGTGctcggcgcggcggcgggcgaggGGGACCCGGCGGCGGGCGAGGGCGGGCGCTGCCCGTCCCCGCAGCCCCaccacctgctgcagctgctgcggCGCTCGCCCAGCGCCTCGCTCTGCCCGGCGCCCGAGGCCGCCCCCGCGGCGGCCCGCACCGTGCccgcgccgggccgcgccgggccgcccccccccgcgccgggccgcgccgctcccccgcccgccgccggcgaGGACGTGAGGAAGTGCGGCTACCTGCGGAAGCAGAAGCACGGGCACAAGCGCTACTTCGTCCTGCGGGCCGAGAGCCACCTGGCCCCCGCCCGGCTAGAGTACTACGACAGCGAGAAGAAGTTCAAGAGCAGcctgcgggcggcgggggccggcgggccgGCCGCGCTCTGCTGCCCCCCGCCCAAGCGGGTCATCCCCCTGTACCAGTGCTTCACCGTCAGCCGGCGGGCAGATGCCAAGCACAAGCACATCATCGCCCTGTACACCAAGGACGAGTACTTTGCCATGCTGGCTGAGAACGAGGGCGAGCAGGAGGCCTGGTACCAGGCCATCAGCGAGCTCATGAGCCAGAGCAAGAGGGGCTTCCTGGAGCAGGAGGACCACGCCGAGCAGCAGGTGGATGAGGACGACGAGCACTATGGGGCCGCCCTGAGACCTGGCACCGTCTTCAAGGAGGTGTGGCAGGTCAACGTCAAGCCCAAAGGGCTGGGGCAGACGAAAAACCTCACCGGAGTGTACAGGTTGTGCCTCTCCAGCAAGGCCATCCACCTTGTCAAGCTCAATTCGGAGGTGCCCTCCGTCCACCTGCAGCTCATGAACATTCGCCGCTGCGGGCACTCGGAGAACTTCTTCTTCATTGAAGTGGGCCGATCCGCCTCCATTGGGCCCGGAGAGCTCTGGATGCAAGTGGACGATTCAGTGGTTGCCCAGAACATGCACGAGACTTTTCTGGAGACCATGAAAGCGCTAAAGGCCTTTGCGGAGTTCAGGCCCCGGAGCAAGAGTCAGTCTtctggtggtggcagtggcacCAACCCCATCTCCTTCATCACCACTAGGAGGCACTTGGGCAACCTGCCCCCCAGCCAGACGGGCTTGCAGAGAAGATCTAGAACTGAGAGTGTTGCTGGAGGGACGCCTCCTAccaccaaaagcagcagctcctatCGCTTCAGAACATCCAGCGAAGGAGAAGGAACCATGACTAGACCTTTTAGGTCAGTGACTGGGAGTCTGATCCACCTGAACACTGCGAGGATGAATTTGGGCCGGCAAGAAGGAAGTGGAAGGTATGTGAGAGCCGCATTCAGCTCATCTTACCACACCAGGTCTGCTTCGCTGCCCGTGTCTCATTTTCCCTCCACTACAAGTCCCATCAGTGTTTCTTCCAGCAGCGGCCATGGTTCTGCTTCGGACATGTTGACCAGGCCTTCTAGCTCATCCGTCTGTGGTTCCCCAAGCGATGGGGGATTTATCTCTTCTGATGAATATGGCTCCAGCCCTGGAGATTTCAGGTACTTTCGGGTCAGGAGTAACACGCCAGATTCCCTGGGAAACACACCGCCCATCAGAGAGGAGAACTGTCTGAGTGAGTACATGTCCATGAGTAAGCAACAGGCAGATGATAGCTCCAGAGATGATTATATGGAGGCTGAAAAGTGTTTCAGGAAAAGAACTTACTCTCTAACAAAGCCAACGTCTGTGTCGGTGCAGCAGAAGACGACACAAACTACGGCTTCATTAGATGAAGATTCTGTGGGAAGTCACGGGCGATTACTTTACTCTGAAACACCAAAACTGAGAGATAACCATGAATCGGAGTACAATGACACTAACCTTGATTCTGTATGTAACCAAAGTAGGAGTAAAGCCAGGGATGATGGGTACATGCCAATGATGCCAGGAGTGGCATCTTCTCTAGCCAGCAACAGCGACTATTTGCCGATGACTCCTAAAAGTATGTCTGTTCCGAAACAGATTAACAATTCGTGGTCACCCTCTCAGGTTGACTCCAAAGGGTATATGATGATGTTTCCAAAGGCTAGCTCTTCACCTGTGCGAAGTCCTTTAACTGGATTTATTTCTAAAGGAAGTAATGAGAAGATCATAAACAACGAGTATATGGATATGTCACCTGGTAATTCAGCTCCAAAGCACCCCGGTGATTCGAATTATGTTCACACCACTTCTGTTTCCAAAGGTTTTAGTTCGTATTTTTCTTTGCCCCGAAGCTTTAAGGCATTGTCAGGACAAAACGGTGACCACAGTGAATATGTTCCGATGTCTTCACCTGGAAAACTCTTGTATGGTGGaccagaaaatgtaaaagggGTCAGCAGTGAGGCTCTGGCTAACGGCATCTCTAAACTGTCGGCGGTGAAAGGTTCGGATGAAGGACTTGTGCAGAACAGGGCTACTAGGCCCACGAGACTGCCCCTAGGTACGCGAGGGAGCAATACTATCCCAAGAATGTATGATCGTACAGTTCCACCTGAGCCAGCGAGTCCCGGTGAATAcataaatattgattttaatgaaaaggcGAGTAATACACCATATTCCTTATCTGCAGAAGGATCACCATCGTCCCTAGGCTCGAGCAGTGACCACAGACAGTCCCCGCTTTCTGATTACATGAGCGTTGACTTGGATGTACAGTCGCCGAAAGTAGCGAAGGAACTGTCTAACTCTCTAACGGATATTTCAATTTATGCAAGTTCCAGTATTCCTAGAAACCAACCAAATCCTGACTACGCTAGGCTTTCGTTTGGTACCGCTTGTGTTAGCACCGCAAGCAGCAGGACTGATGACTACACAGAGATGACGTTCAACATGGCAGCGACACCGCCTCGGCCATTTGCCGCCGAATCTGACAACGGTGTAAAGGTTGATAGCCCTTCTTCCATCGTGAATAGACTGTGCATTGTCGATCGATATGCTGGTAGCAGTAGCTTCTCTGTTCCTAGCTCTGAACCTCCTCTGGGACCGAAAGTGATCCGAGCCGATCCTCAAGGCAGGAGGAGACACAGTTCCGAAACGTTCTCTTCTGCTGGGACTGTGACAacctcctcttctttctttactGACAGTAGCAAAAGACACAGCTCTGCCTCATTTGACAATGTTTGGTTAAAACCGGATGAAAACATTGCTGATGgtcaggaaagcaaaatgtcCAGGGATACCTCAACTGGATTTCAGAATGGCTTAAACTACATCGCTCTGAATTTACGCGATGATCCTATAAGCTGTGAGGCAAGTACTGCAGCACCAACTTGCCATCTCCAAAATGGTACTTCAGGTTTGGACAGTGGAGCTTACGTAAGCATAGATTTCAGCAGATCCGATGGTCTGAAGTGTAACGCTGCGAGAAAAG